CGCGCGCGGAAGCTGCTACTTCACAATGAAGTCGTGCGAGCTCGTATCGCACATCAATGTGCGCGAGAACCGCTCGCGGTCTTTCACAGACCCGAACGAATGAAGAACAAACGACCAACCTGCTAAGTCACACAAGCAGTGTGAAAACAGAAATCTTAGCGATGTTTTCATTCCACCCACCGGAAGTGGatcgtttcaaaataaaagtcgcTAAACCGTTGGTACCCCAATAAATAAACACTTACAGAGGCCTACATAACTAATACGGACACTATTTCAAAAATGAGTCAACCATTACAAAAATATACCCATGCATGGTTACCATAGTTCCATTACAAATTCCAAAGTTACTCCCTTATCTGACACCCAGTTCAGTTAATGAAGCACAATGCTAATTGCTTAATAGTTGATGAGTTCACCATTTCCAAattctttttagcaagtcagttcactcggcggccatcGATGGAACGCTAACGGGGAGCTATTTTTTCCAGATAAACAAACGGCataccagtgcagctcctatctacttgaatggggaaagatcgaaataaattatttaaactcaCATATCATTACTTCTCTTTTTTCGGTGTGACGGAAGAGGTGTTACAGCATCAGTATGCTATGAGTGAAAAATGACACTGACCCGATTAGCCTTCAAACAGTTTTTACTGTAATCTAGTGTTTTTTCTTTAACTTGTCCCTTGAGGCCAGAGGCTTTCTTGTCGAATATGGGCTACCTCCGTAGGGCGCCAAAAACTCGTCCAAGGCCTGTTGTCTTTTTCTTGCCGTGCTGCGAAAGAACTACCTTTAGACAAATGCATCGTGGTACGATAGATTTAGCTAAAATACATTAGTAACCAcatttattaggggtccaagcaccgaagatgCTGGAATCTTATTGTGTTTTCtctgattttcttcttcttcttcttcttcttcttcttcttcttcttcttcttcttcttcttcttctctgccCTAAAAGTATGGGCGTCAGATACCCTAAATCGCAGAGACTAAATActacatatttacataaatatttgtaatattatttagTAAATTACTAGTTGGCCTGAGCGCAatatttaaacataacaaaaCTTAAAACACATGGACAACATAACATTCTCAGGTCACAAGCAAACTTATCATTTACTAACCCATTTACTTCCCTCAATATTtaagccttttatttatttatttatttattttactctaaatcacacagagctgagatattcttccaaacatctttgtgttctgctgaagaaagaaagtcatacatttctgGGATGgtttgagggtgtgtaaatgatgagagaattttaattttgggtgaactatccctttcagaaaATCATATTATTTCAACTGTTATCAAGGCATTTGAAATTTATATCTGTTGTCAGCAACACATCAAAATGATTAGTTTACTTAACAGTAAAGGACAGATGCAGGATTTAGCATCAATGTTGTCCACAAGAGGGAGGCACAATATAAGAAATTGTTGAAAGCCTTAATCTTAAAACCCTTCAACGATTTTACTTTGCTCTACCTGTGTGAAATGTGTTAACATGTGCAtaaataacaacataaataatcaaTATCTAGCCACAGCCATTCATTGTGAATCAGGAAAATAATGATAATGTCCTTACTGCTATATTCATCTAATTTCCATATGCACTCCAATATTCCAATACTCTACAATCCGATGACCTAATAGTCTGTACGAGCCATAGACCTCATTCATAGTAGtgatatatttgatttttgatggaaatgaaaatgaggctgaagTATAGACTCAGTCTCCTCAACTACATGTGCTGTATGAAGCCATATAAAGATCTCAGATCACATCTAATATTCACAGATTGTTCTTTGTGGGGTTTGTTGTCTAcagatatttgtattttttattttcttttattttttttgaaagatgctttttttcaatgttttgtcctcAGAATGattcaaaacactttaaacaacagtacaacccattgaagagactataGGTCTCAAACGGATCAatgttttagtcattttttactatcaatctccactttcactttcactttcacattcttcttattttggttttggtaattcacattctttgtgcatatcgccacctactgggcagggaggataattgatatatatatatataagtacttatagggatagttctcacaaaaatgaaaattctcatcatttactcaccttcatgacatACCAGATgtgcattactttctttcttctgctgaacccaatgatttttagaacaatatttcagctctgtaggtcctcagaatgcaagtgaatgggtaccaaaattttgaagctccataatgcacataatgacagcataaaagtaatccataagactccagtggttaaattaatatcttcagaagcgatatggtaggtgtgggtgagaaacagatcaatatttaagtcctttttattataaattgtcctctctgcccagtaggtggcgatatgcacaaagaatgcaaatcgccaaaaacaaaagaatgtgaaagtaaaagtggggATTGATggtaaaaagaaattaaatattgttctgtttctcacccacacttatcaaattgcttctgaagacatggatttaaccactggagttgaatggattacttaaatgctgcttttatgtgcttttggagcttaaaagttttggtacccattcacctggattgtgaggaccaacagagctgaaatattcttctaaaaatctttgtttgtgtttagcagaagaaagaaagtcaaacacatctgggatggcatgagagaattttcatttttggatgaactaattgacagaatttgtggcataatgttgattaccacaaaaatacatttttaattgtccctcctttaaaatactcactgtttcaatagccacaagatttaaacatactgtagtgttaacattatttaagtgTGATTCAATTGTTcactagccttttctgtgtacaATAACATCTTGTTTTAACAACTTtaaacaactcaaataatacccgagttttaacagaagtagtaatgtaaatgcttttcataacattttattcttcacatttttgcctttaaaccctccaaaaattggccgcgttcacttccattgtaagagtctcactgtaacccagatgtttccttcctcttttttttttttttttttttttttgataagtcgaaattaattttgttatAATCAACATTAACATGTCAATTAAgctttgaacccggaatattactttaagaagTTCCTCAAGATATTTATCAgataagtatactgtatatattaaacaaAGTTAATTGAATTCCAGTCGCTACAATTAATCATTAAACgatcaaatatttcaaataaatgagTGGACATTGTGGGGCGCAAGATATCAAAAACTAAACAATTGTTCATTTCCGTTGCATAAAAAAGTTCACCAGCAGATGGATCTATTGTGCCAAATGTTTCTCATGGCGCAGCTGTTAGTTTCAATAGTCTGGTTCCTCTGCAATGTCTATAACATATATTTAGTAGAAAAACACTTGCTTATCTGTGCTTGCCTTGTCTGAAAAGCTGACATTTTATGGACAGTTATCGAGTGACTGCACATTATGAATGATAGTTTATACATCTTAACAGAAGTACTTGACTGGGAATTAGTGGAGTGATTGGGCCTGTATCTTCTGATCAGAAAGTCATGTGAACCAATTGTTGTACAAACTAGGGAATGTCAAAGAGAGAAGACAAATAGTGCTTTCCCTCCCACGGCTACACTCACACCCATGCTGACCTTAGCCACCTCTTGATGTTCTTCCCCCAGATGCCTTAAGTCAAAAATCCTATTAGTCAAGGTTTCTCAGAGccattaaatgtaattttcccAATCTCTGTGGATTGTATCATCATTTCAGTCAGCTGAGAGAACTGAGTAACCCCCCCAAAATGCAAATGTGTGCAATATTATATAATAAGATGAACATCTTTTACGcttatgtttttgtattttctaaaTCATCTCTAACATCATCTCTATTTATATAATAGATATTTTTATTAACGCataaaataatatgtattttattacacatttcaaaGTGAAACAGTCTTTGAGCTTATCTCTGCTATGAATTCACAGGTATTAGAGAAGCAATCTGAGATGGGGAAATGCCAGACATGACAAAGTCTAATCTTGTTCTCTTCCTGTGTCAGCCACCTCAAAATCATGACCCCAGCAAATCACTCATGGCAAGGCCAACCTTCCAGTCGTGACCCTGATTTCAATTGAACATATGAAAATCGGAAGTTTAGCAGAGGGTTTAAGGCTGAATCAACTGGGGCATGAGTTTTTAACCCATGAAAGATTCAACACTGCAGATTTATTACCACTTGACAAAGCACAAGATGTGTTGGCAGTATTTATATTTGATATCATGGCTCAGCAACATAAACAGTTGAGTGCATGATATGTATGCTATTTCAGTCATGTTTTAGAAGGGGGCAGATATGGGGAAAGAGTTTGAAATGACGTAGATATTTGTTTAACTACATAATACTTGCCGTGTATTTATAAGGATATTCAACAGTCGCATTTGGTCCTTTTTTATTAGATTATATGTTGACTTTGTCTTATttgatttgacaaaataaaaataacattttaaaataataatatacaatgttaaTTTAATATAGAAATTAGTAGTCTCATTTAAATACTATCTGTGATGGCCAAGGCAGAGCATGACTAGCCTTTACTATCTAATTTGACAGAATTCAACTCCACATGGTTAGCAAGGTGTCAAGGGGAGTTTTTATTTTGATCTTGATTTCATAAAGATGATGTCAATGAGGTGCTTCATTGAAACCTAAGCAAAGAGGACTACGTCAGTACAAACTATCCCCAATAAACAaacttttaattcttttttttagtCAACTTTTAAAGGGCCACAATTTTGTCACTGTGTTGTAGGCCCTACTGTAGGGTTGGCACTTTCACAGATGGGACGGTTGCTGGCAAGTATTTGTTTATAAACCCTACTTGTCTGGGTACAATACTTGAACTAACTTCTATTCAGCAAACAGTGTGAATCCATGCAAAGCCTTTTCCCAAAGTCCTTTTGAAGGCGACAGCCCATTGAAGGAGGAGGAGAGGGGGATTAGCATCTTCAGCAGCAGTGCATTTCCGAGGGAGCTGATTAGCTCGCCATTCATTGTTAAATCGAGTAAAGGAAGGCCCTAGAGGCCTGAAAAGAGCCAAATAGGTGGGCCTGGAATAAAACATCCACAGGAAGCCCAACACAGGCTACATGAAGTtttcccaacattttttttttctccagagatGGCGGCATGAAAAAGGAGATTAGCATTTAAAATTAGACGCTAAATGATTTGTGGGGCGACTTGGTtcattttttctctctgtctcaacAAAGTTAATTAAACTAGTCTTAAACAGTAAAGAAACATCCAAGCGCAAAAACATTGGGAGTGCTTTGAGGATTACAAAGACAGAAAAGGAGGCATTTCTGAAGAAGAAATTGAGAGAGGCGTGAAGGAAGGAAGACTATAATTAAATGCTCTCTCTCATTGTCACTCTGCCCCAAGGGTTATGTGACATTAAGCTGaagaatacaaaaagaaaaagttatataTGCTGAAGACAAAGAAATAAGTAGAtctaaccaataataataatttgagttTAGTTAATTCAGTGAAATTCAGTATTGGTCTTTCATTCTTGACGAGTTTAAAATGTGCTAATAACATAATTTAATGATTAAGCAAAAAGACTAATATATTTTCAATCACCGTGCAGGGATCTTAAATTCCTACTTGTTGtgttttgattttgttgttattgtgaaacACATTTATTTAGGAGAAAATAAATTAGCACGGAAATTTAGAGAGGATGTTTTACTACATAAACAGCAAGTGGCTCAGATTAATTCAGATGCATTCATTTTATGTAAATTAAGGAAAACTTTAATAAGACGATACAGATTACATATCTTTAATtatgaaagtaatttaaaaaaaggcaGCATAGAAAGAAACTATAAtaggaaaaagaaaaacagcactaGAGTATCTgtgcaataaattaaaaatatacaaagtGCTTCCTCTTATTTACAGTTCATATACATTCTCAGGAGAAAACTACTGTAGGAATGCTAAAACAGAAAGAAACAAACGAGAAAACATTAAGCAAGAAATGATTCCAAATGTGGCCGATGATGAATTCAAAACCCCTTGTGTTTGATCATTCCAATAAATTATCTGGGAAATGGGTTATTTACAGTCTATTGTGCTATATAATAGTgtgtttataatgtataaaatgtaGAAAGATGTATAAGAGGGATTTTGAAATGCATTAAAGGAATCTTACAAGAGAGGTGTTTATATCATCAGCTCTAGAGATCCTGGCTTCCATTAAAGCattcttatttttttctaatttgctCCAGTAATGTTCAGTTGAAACTTTAGAGATCACAAGTTCTTTCAATTACAAGCTAAGGGTGTTTTCTGGGACAAATGCATCTGCCAGCATAACTATCTGCTAGGCCACCACTGCAAACAGTTCAGGACATCTCTAGTGCTTCTTCTTTATCCGATAGCTTTTCCTGTGGCTGGCACTATCATTCTTGACCCGTTTGGTCCTCTTCACACAGTAGTACTTGGTGACAGTTTTACGGCACTGTTCACATTTGACAGCACAGCACCAGTGGAACTTGCAGTTGCAGCTGGACACGGTCTCAGCCCTGCGCTCCTCTACAGCCAGACCGCACTCTCCGCACAGCCGCTTGCAGCTACGCTTCTCCCATTTGCTTAGATTCTTGCCCTTCCTCAAGCACTCACGACCCTCTGTGCCTGGCAAACCCAGAGTGCGGTTCTCCGAACAGTAGTCAGGGGAATCCTCCAAGTGCACCAGCTCTTTACGTGAGATAGAGCTGAAGGTCTCGGCAATCGCTCCACGGCTGGCCGCACTGTTACCTGCGCCACGCAGCAGGTCCACCTTCAGAGCCCTGTGATATTTTTCCTTTAGGTAGTTGCCCACCTCTCGAAACTCTGGCAACTGCAGCCAGCAGGTCTGTGTGGTACAGCTGCCAGACACTCCATGGCACTTGCACGTCCTCTGCATGGTTCCTTTTACTGCCTGAGTGAAGAGAGTTTCTCACGTTAAAGAATTGCCGATGTGCTTCTGTGGAGAACACATTTCATTCAACGGTTCATTCAGAATGAAGGGCTTCCATTTGTCATTCATTCATGTATTCTAGAGGCAAATATTCATCTTTAAAAACATTCTAATAAGGACTGAACTCATCAGTTTAAACATACAATGCACTCTTTACTAGACAGGCTATACATCCGAAAACCTCCACTTGAAAAAAGCAGAAGGAAACTCTGAGTTAAGAGGAACCGGTTCAAGGTTCAAGTCTGGGTTTTTCTCCTTTTAggtgcccatacaataattcctGACTTCAGCTGAAACAAACAGCTGTCCTTTAAAGAAGGAACGCCTCTTTTCTCAGGGAGGCATTTGCTCCGCATAAGATGCAGAATCAGGGTTTCACATTGAGACAGATTGTTCGGCACAGGAAAGGGGTGTATTTATTTTGCATAGCCATTATCAACATGTTTTCTGTCATGGGCAGACCCAGTGGAAGTCCATTGAAGAGGAAGTGAAAAAGaattctttcacatttttttcAGTTACAATGATGCTCCAGGTGCCAATGAATTAACAAAACCTGCAGACGGGGCATAGACAGGATAAACAAAGAGCACTTGAGCCACATGGCTGTGATCCCTGTGGCTCTCTCAAGTACAACAAAGCCCAACATAAATGTAAGTTCCTTATTGCAAGAATAAAACTAAACACTTATTTGGGAAGCAACAGAATacagaacctttgcaatgtgtggACCCCTAGGTCGTCTAATTAAGTTTGCACCACTGATCCTAAGAATCTCAAGTTAAGGCCTTGTCATAAAGGACATTCACAAGCTGTAAATAGGCCCTTCTGGTACAACGCACACTCTTTTGGGAGAACGAGTGGCACCTTGCTTATAAGGCTGTGAATGAAACTCTTGGGTGGTAAGTTATCATTAGAAGCACTGAAAAATGATTCAAAAGGCACCCTACAATCTGTTGGTGGCCAAGCTTGAATTTTAGGCCCCATCTCATGGTGCAAGTGCAAAGACCCCAGCTATCCCAACTCAGTCCACAGTCCTCTTGAAGGCTAAAGGCTAAGAGATTTGGAGACTTTGTCCAAAGCGCAAACATGACTTCATGTACCTTGCGTCCTACTTCATTGTTGTGCAGGTTCATGGCAGCTCGTGCATCCTGTCCGGTTTCCAGCGCATCCACAAACTGCTTGGAGATTGCCTCTCCGAATCCCACGTTATCACTGCAGCCTCCCCATAGCCATCCTTGGCCACCTGAGACAAAACAGCATGATATACAGTAAAGTATATTatatacaaatacagtacagtGTTGCATTGTATGCATAGTTTTCTCTATGCTGTGatttatgtttaatgtttttgtaACACCTCAAATCTTATTCTATCCTATCATATGATTACTTTTTGCCAGTCTAAATTCAATCAAGAATAAATTTCTACTTGTATGTCGCACATACTTTTCTAGTCATGCTTATAATGTTAAATGACTTTCCAccaactataataataataataataataataacaacaacaaaaatcatccagtgttGAATTTCAGTTTATCACCTCGTTGGCCGTTCCTGGTGTCATCACACCCGCAGTTGTCAAAGTCACCGAGGCTGCAATTCCTGGTGAGGGTGTACATGACTCCAGCAGAACTAATAGCATGGAAAAATGCTGTCTCTCTGTTTGCTGTGAAAAGAAGCAACAAAAATTTTGCTCtggttataatatttttttaatgatctaGCCAAATTCTAATGTTCTATGCAGACTGGTACAAATGGCAGAGCATGACATCTCtgcgggatagttcacccaaaacagaaTTTTGTCATCAGAGTTGTTGATGGAGATGTGCCTATAGACACTATTCATTtacactgaatgaaaaaaaaaatgcagtgaatgtgaatggtgactgcgactaccatactgcctaacatcttcttttgtgttccacatcagaaagaaagttataaggggaacaacatgagggtgaataaatgatgtagTATGAATGTAGTATGGGAGTGTAATTTACTAGGATAGAGTAATTTAGAGAGTTCATTTACTAGTTCATTTACTCATTTTgttatgtataatattttttgcTCATTAGGTGATTTACGTAAATCTGTAAAATACCTAAtttgatcattttattttttatattagccTTTATATTATTTCAACttttaactaaaatgtttttcaaGAGATATTACCATCCATCTCCATAGCGATGGCTTTTGACACTTTGCATCAAAGATAGAGCAGCATTATTGGTCTGCTCTCTTAGATTGTCAGTTTGGAGTCGGCACAGGACTGCGACAGGTCCCCTCTTTGGCACTTGAGGAATGCATAATGAAAAGAGTCTGAGGCAAACCTTTGACCCACA
The genomic region above belongs to Myxocyprinus asiaticus isolate MX2 ecotype Aquarium Trade chromosome 23, UBuf_Myxa_2, whole genome shotgun sequence and contains:
- the LOC127414097 gene encoding protein Wnt-8b, with the translated sequence MFIHLEVYYYIFILMAHMKSCCSWSVNNFLMTGPKAYLIYSSSVAAGAQSGIEECKYQFAWDRWNCPERALQLSTHSGLRSANRETAFFHAISSAGVMYTLTRNCSLGDFDNCGCDDTRNGQRGGQGWLWGGCSDNVGFGEAISKQFVDALETGQDARAAMNLHNNEVGRKAVKGTMQRTCKCHGVSGSCTTQTCWLQLPEFREVGNYLKEKYHRALKVDLLRGAGNSAASRGAIAETFSSISRKELVHLEDSPDYCSENRTLGLPGTEGRECLRKGKNLSKWEKRSCKRLCGECGLAVEERRAETVSSCNCKFHWCCAVKCEQCRKTVTKYYCVKRTKRVKNDSASHRKSYRIKKKH